Within the Marixanthomonas sp. SCSIO 43207 genome, the region TCCTTTTTCTGAAATGGTTGCATCATATTCTATTACCGAAACGCCTTTGCTTAAGTTTTTTTCTATTTGTTTTACTTCTTTTCCATTCTCAGTCTGAATGCTAATGGTTGCTTTACCGTCTACAGGACTATACATCTGAAACGTCACTGAAGGCTCTATCACATCATACCATTCACCGTACTTACTACCCCAACGACTAGAGTGGCGTAATGGATCAATTTCAGCAAAAAGAATCTCATTCATCATTGTCGTTTTCATTTGCTGAAGCAAAGAAACATCAGCCACGTAAAATGATCTACCGTGAGTTCCTAAAACAAGGTCTTTGTCGCGTTTTTGAATAACCAAATCGTGAACAGCTACTGCTGGCAAGCCTTCTGAAAAAACTTCCCAACTTTTACCTTGGTCAAACGAAACAAAGGCTCCATTATCGGTACCTAGATATAATAGATTTTCATTTTCTGGGTCTTCTTTTATTACATTTACAGGAGACGCAGGAAGGTTGCTACTTATATCTTTCCAGCTTTGTCCATAATTTTCACTCACAAAAACATACGGTTTAAAATCATCCCAACGATAGCCGTTTAACGTAACATAAACTCGTTCCTTTTTATGTGCTGAAGCAATTACGCGACTTACCCACAGATCTTTTGGAAATGATTTTGAAATGTTCACCCAATTTCCGCCAGCATCTTTTGAAACGTGTACCATTCCGTCATCACTTCCGGCATATAATAGGCCAAATGAAAAAGGTGATTCACTAATACTTGTCAACGTTCCGTATGCTACATTCCCTGGTTTACCCCCTTTGGTAAGATCTCCAGAAATAGCTTCCCAATCATCGCCTTGGTTCATACTTCGCATTAATTTATTACCACCCAGATATAAAATATCTTGATTGTGTGAACTTAATAATATAGGAGTTTGCCAATTAAAACGATATGGACTTTCGCCTAATTCATGCTTGGGTTGAATGTATGTTTGTTTCTCGTTTTCAAGATCAAGTCTAAAATAATTACCAAACTGAAAACCAGTATAAACAATACTTGAATTTCTATTGTCAATTTGCACTTGCATGCCATCACCTCCCATTATACTTTTATATGGATTGTCACCTGATTGTTGCCACCCATAATCTATACTAGCGTTGTGAGGGCCAAACCAAACACCATTATCTTGCAAGCCACCATAAACATTGTATGGCTTTTCATTGTCTACATTTACTGTATAAAATTGTCCTACTGATGGAGAATTATTTTTTATCCAAGTTTTACCATCATCATACGAAATATTAACACCACCATCATTACCATCAATTAAATGACCCGGCATTTTTGGATTAATCCACAACGCATGATGATCTGCGTGTACGTTTTCTGCACTTATAGATTCAAATGATTTTCCTCCATCGTTAGATTTTAAAATAGGAACTCCATAAATATATATTTTTTCTGAATTGGAAGGATCTACATGAATTTTTCCGAAGTAATATCCATATGAGTAATACAAGTCATTGATGTATCCATCGTGTGTTTTTTTCCAGTTTTTCCCACCGTTTGTGCTTTTATACACTTCAGCACCAATTACAGGAGTATCAAATAATTGTGAATTAGCGTCTTCAAGATATTTGGCCAAATCTGCGGGTTTTACAGTACCACTTCGCACCATGTTTTTTACATTTTCTGCTTTATATTTTTCTTGAAAACCATTAGCGCGCAAAAACTTCTTCAGTTTATCATTATCTAGCGCCAAAAATTCTGAGACACTCATTTTTTTGAACCCATCCTTAGTAAGTGCATCGCTATCAGTATCCATTTTTTCTTTTTTGCGATGATCTTGATTGTCGATTATAGCATATACTATGTTCTCATCAACAACCGCTAAGCCTATACGTCCGGCGCCTTTTCCCGTTGGAAAACCACTTCCAGAGACAGACATTTTTTTCCAAGTATCGCCACCATCGGTACTTTTATAAATTGCACTCCCTTCGCCGCTTCCGGTAAAGTTCCACGCTTTTCGGTCTTTTTCCCAAGAAGAAGCATAGATTAAATCAAAGTTATTCGGGTCGCGATCCATTTCAATAATCCCGCTTTCATCATTTACAAACAAGGTTTTATTCCACGTTTTTCCACCATCTACTGTTTTGTACACACCGCGTTCTTCGTTGGTAGAATACAAATGCCCCACAACACTTACCACCACCTCATCAGAGTTATTTGGGTTGATTAGTATTTTACTAATGTGATGACTGTCTTTCAATCCCATATTTTGCCATGTTTTACCTTTATCGGTAGATTTTAGCAACCCAACTCCGGCGTATGAAGATCTAGATGCGTTTACTTCACCGGTACCCACCCAAATGGTTTTGTTTTTCCAGTCAACGGCGAGACTTCCTACATTTTGAGTAACAGTATTGTCTAAAATTGGCTTAAGAGAAGTTCCATTATTATTGGTATACCAAACACCGCCACTAGCATAACCTACGTAAAATTCGGTTGGATTGTTTGGATTTACAGCCAAATCTACAACACGACCGCTCATTACGGTAGGACCAATATTTTTAAAAGGTAGATTTTTAACTAAAGAGGTTTTTGAGAGCGATTCTCTTTGCTGGATGGCGTTTTCCAATTCGGCTTTTGAAGTGGCCGGTTGTTGTGAAAATGCTGAAATAAAAAAGATTGAAAATAAAAATAGTAAGGATTGCTTCATTTGAAAAGTTTTAAAGGTTGAAATTACTGAAATGTCCTCGGTTTAACAAAATTTTATTTTGCTGAAAACCGCCATTGGTATAATTTCCTTTAATTTTGAAAAAATTCAGAAAAAACTACCATGAAGTATCATCCTATTGACAGCAAATTATTTGTAAAAAACCGTAAAAATTTTATGGCTCAAATGAAGCCAAAAAGCCTTGCGGTATTTAATAGTAATGACATCTATCCCATTGGTGCAGACAGCACGATGCCATTTCAACAATCGCGCGATTTATTTTACCTAAGCGGTGTAGATCAAGATAAAAGTATCTTGCTATTATTCCCTGATGCTGTAGAAGAAAAACACAGAGAAGTGCTTTTTTTAACCGAAACCAACGACCATATTGCCGTTTGGGAAGGTGAAAAGCTAACCAAAGAAAAAGCACTAGAAACTACCGGTGTTAAAACCGTGTATTGGCTAAAAGAATTTGATAAAATTTTCTTTGAATTAATGACACAAGCCGATACTATTTATTTCAACACCAACGAACACTACCGCGCCAATGTTGAAACCGAAACTCGTGAAGACCGTTTTATTAAAAAAACAAAAGCACAATTTCCGGCACATAGTTGGGCAAAAAGCAACCCAATTTTACAACGCTTACGTTCTGTAAAAGATCCTATCGAATTGGATATTATGCAACAAGCCTGTAATATCACCGAGAAAGGTTTTAGAAGAATTTTAGATTTTGTAAAACCAGGTGTTTGGGAATTTGAAATTGAAGCTGAGTTTATGCATGAGTTTTTAAGCAACCGTTCGCGAGGTTTTGCATACACCCCAATTGTTGCCAGCGGAAAAAATGCATGTGTGTTACATTATATTGAAAACAACCAACAATGTAACGAAGGTGAATTGATTTTACTAGATGTAGGTGCTGAGTATGCTAATTACAGTAGTGATATGTCTAGAACAATTCCGGTAAGCGGAAAATTTACTAAGAGACAAAAAGAAGTGTACAATGCTGTAAACCGTGTAAAGAACGATGCCACAAAAATGCTCGTTCCCGGAACGCTTTGGAAAGAATACCACGAAGAAGTGGGTAAATTAATGACTTCAGAGTTACTTGGATTGGGAATTCTTGATAAAGCCGATGTGAAAAACGAAAATCCTGACTGGCCAGCTTACAAAAAATACTTTATGCACGGTACCAGCCACCACATAGGTCTGGACACACACGATTACGGAATTTTATGGGAACCAATGCAAGCCAACCAAGTGTTTACAGTTGAGCCAGGAATTTATCTTCCAGATGAAGGCTTCGGAATTCGATTGGAAGACGATGTGGTTATTCAAGAAAATGGAGAACCTCATAACTTGATGCGCAACATTCCTATTGAAGCAGATGAGATTGAAGAAATTATGAATCAATAAGATTTAAATATTTTACTTTATATTCCGGTATAGACACAGCTTTCTGTACCGGATTTTTTTAGTTTTCAACATGACATTTACATTTAAAAACACGCCTATATATTATAGTATCACCGGAAGCGGTCCGGCAATGGTTTTATTACATGGTTTTTTAGAAAGTTCTATTATGTGGGAACATTACTTGGGTTCCCTTTCAGAAAAACATACTGTTATTACTGTTGATTTTCCCGGTCATGGACAAAGTGGTGTGATTTCAGAAATACACTCAATGAACTTAATGGCTGAAATGATTCACGCATTATT harbors:
- a CDS encoding glycosyl hydrolase, with product MKQSLLFLFSIFFISAFSQQPATSKAELENAIQQRESLSKTSLVKNLPFKNIGPTVMSGRVVDLAVNPNNPTEFYVGYASGGVWYTNNNGTSLKPILDNTVTQNVGSLAVDWKNKTIWVGTGEVNASRSSYAGVGLLKSTDKGKTWQNMGLKDSHHISKILINPNNSDEVVVSVVGHLYSTNEERGVYKTVDGGKTWNKTLFVNDESGIIEMDRDPNNFDLIYASSWEKDRKAWNFTGSGEGSAIYKSTDGGDTWKKMSVSGSGFPTGKGAGRIGLAVVDENIVYAIIDNQDHRKKEKMDTDSDALTKDGFKKMSVSEFLALDNDKLKKFLRANGFQEKYKAENVKNMVRSGTVKPADLAKYLEDANSQLFDTPVIGAEVYKSTNGGKNWKKTHDGYINDLYYSYGYYFGKIHVDPSNSEKIYIYGVPILKSNDGGKSFESISAENVHADHHALWINPKMPGHLIDGNDGGVNISYDDGKTWIKNNSPSVGQFYTVNVDNEKPYNVYGGLQDNGVWFGPHNASIDYGWQQSGDNPYKSIMGGDGMQVQIDNRNSSIVYTGFQFGNYFRLDLENEKQTYIQPKHELGESPYRFNWQTPILLSSHNQDILYLGGNKLMRSMNQGDDWEAISGDLTKGGKPGNVAYGTLTSISESPFSFGLLYAGSDDGMVHVSKDAGGNWVNISKSFPKDLWVSRVIASAHKKERVYVTLNGYRWDDFKPYVFVSENYGQSWKDISSNLPASPVNVIKEDPENENLLYLGTDNGAFVSFDQGKSWEVFSEGLPAVAVHDLVIQKRDKDLVLGTHGRSFYVADVSLLQQMKTTMMNEILFAEIDPLRHSSRWGSKYGEWYDVIEPSVTFQMYSPVDGKATISIQTENGKEVKQIEKNLSKGVSVIEYDATISEKGVKALKASKSKPKKADNGAYYLSKGTYQVVVTINGREKTQKLEVE
- a CDS encoding aminopeptidase P family protein, with the translated sequence MKYHPIDSKLFVKNRKNFMAQMKPKSLAVFNSNDIYPIGADSTMPFQQSRDLFYLSGVDQDKSILLLFPDAVEEKHREVLFLTETNDHIAVWEGEKLTKEKALETTGVKTVYWLKEFDKIFFELMTQADTIYFNTNEHYRANVETETREDRFIKKTKAQFPAHSWAKSNPILQRLRSVKDPIELDIMQQACNITEKGFRRILDFVKPGVWEFEIEAEFMHEFLSNRSRGFAYTPIVASGKNACVLHYIENNQQCNEGELILLDVGAEYANYSSDMSRTIPVSGKFTKRQKEVYNAVNRVKNDATKMLVPGTLWKEYHEEVGKLMTSELLGLGILDKADVKNENPDWPAYKKYFMHGTSHHIGLDTHDYGILWEPMQANQVFTVEPGIYLPDEGFGIRLEDDVVIQENGEPHNLMRNIPIEADEIEEIMNQ